GGTTGTCAAGATCAGCCGTTTCTATGCTCATCGAGATAACGCTTAGAGGTGTGTTTATCTCGTGTGTTGAGTCTTTTATAAAGCGGTTTAGCGTATCTATCTTTTCATAAAGCGGTCTTAGACTCAGTTTTGCGAGGTAAAAGGCGACAAAGAGTAGGGCAAAAAAGAAAAAGAGTGCCTTTAGCGTGGTTGAAATTTGTAAAGATAAAATTTCAGCCTTGATATCTTTGCCAACTAGAAAAATATCTGCGTGTGAGAGCTCGTCTGTGGTGTTGTCGTCCATGTACTGGATCTTTTCAAATATCGCGACCTTACCGCCGATCAAATTTACATTTTTGCTTTTATCGATCTTTTGGCAGTCAAAGTCTTTATAAATTTTCTCGCCATTTTTTAGCACGATGCAAGCATGCACGCCTTTTTCTTTTGTTAGACTTGAAATTGAGTCAAGTCCATTCATTCTAGCTTTCATGTAAATGCCCATTTTTATCTCTTTTAAAGACTTCACCTCGTTTAAAATGAGCGTTTCTTTTTTATTTTTATAGTCGTGTATGAAAAAATATCCTAAAAATAGCACAGAGCTAACAAGATAAAGGGATAAAATTTTAAATAAAATTTGTGTCTTTTCAGACATAGACGTAGCCATCTCCACGCCTATTTAATATGGCATCTTTGCCTAAAATTTGGCGTAAATTTTTGATATAGACACGAAGGCTAAGCTCGCTTGGCTCCTCGTCAAATTTCCAAATTTTATTAAAAATTTCATCTTTGGTTAAAATTTTGCCTTTGTTTTGCAAAAATAGGGCGAGTAGGTCGCTCTCTTTACTAGAGATATTTACATTTTTACCATCTTTGCTTAGTGTTTTGCTCTGTGGATGAAAGCTAAATTCGCTTGAAATTTTGATCGCATCTCCACTGTGATGTGAGAAATTTCTCTTTAGAAGTGCTTGTATGCGGATAAGCAGCTCTTTTAGCTCAAATGGCTTTTTTAGATAGTCGTCGCAGCCACTTTTGTAGCCTTTTTCAAGATCATCAATAGTATTTAGCGAGGTGGTAAAGATACTAGGTGCGCTAACACCTAGCTCTCTTAAGGAAGAAAGAAGTGAAAAGCCATCTCCTTGTGGGAGTTTGACGTCAAGTATAAGCAGGTCGAAATTTTGCTCGTAGGCGAGATCAAGTGCATCTTTTGCGTTGTTTGAAGTGGTGACATCGTAGCCATTTTCGCTTAGATACTCACTGATGAGATCAAGTAAAATTTCATCATCTTCAACGAGCAAAATTCTAACCATTAAGCACCTTTACATACCTTTTTTCATTTCGTCTTTTTTCATACCCATGTCGTCTTTCTTCATTTCATCTTTCATGCCCATGTCGTCTTTTTTCATCTCATCTTTTTTTACCATGGGTTTTTTAGCCATGTCATCTTTCATCATCTGCTCTTTCTTCATCATCTCGTCTTTGCCCATGTCATCTTTTTTCATCATTTCAGTAGCATTTGCAATATCACCAAACATAAACATAGCACCAAGTGCAACTAGTAGTAATTTCTTCATAACGTCTCCTTTAAATGAAATATGATGAAATACTATCTCTTTAGTGTTAAGTGAGTGTGAATTTACGCAAATACAAAATAGATAACTGGAAGCGTGATAAATGAAAAAAGCACGCCTATGGCCACTGATGAGATGGCTAGCGAGCTATCAAGCCCAGCTTTTATGACCATCGCACTTGCAAGGGCTGATGTTGGCATTGCACATTGAAAAAGACCAACTACCCATGTTCTATTCATTTGGATACCTGAAAATTTTAATATGATGAAAAATACGATAGCTGGCAAGATCATCTTACACAAAAGCACAACGCTAACGCCTTTATAGGAGCTTGTGATACTACTAAAGTTAAGACCAACACCAATCGCAAAAAGTGCCACCGGAGTAACGCTACCTTCAAACATCCTAAGTGGAGCAAAGATAAACTCAGGCAAAGGAACTTCTTTTAAGATAAGAGCCATAATAAGCGCGATAAATGGCGGAAATTTTAAAATTTTCATCGTATTTTGAAATAGAGAAACCTTCTCTGGTGCAGCAAAAGAGAGAATAAGTGGTCCAAGGATCGAAAGTGGGATACCAGTGGCTATTTGATCGTAAAAGATGACTTCATTTACCATCGCATCGCCAAAGAATCCCTGAATGACAGGCATACCGACAAATAGTGTGTTGCCAAAAAGGCTTAGCATGACCATACTAACAGTTGTTACTTTAGTAAATTTAAAGATCTTGCCAAGCACCAATGCTATGACAGCACTGATAGCTGTTGAGCCAAAGCCAATTAAAATTGTATTTATAAGCGAAACGTCGACGTTTACGTGATAAATTTTGTCAAAGATTAGCGCAGGCATTGCAAAACAAAGGACAAAATCCACGAATGGGATCGAGTGCTTTTGCTCAACAATGCCGACTTTTTTAGCAAAAAAACCAGTTGCGATTATGAAAAAAATTGCAAAAAGTGGAGTGAAGTTCATAGCATT
This window of the Campylobacter concisus genome carries:
- a CDS encoding sensor histidine kinase; the protein is MSEKTQILFKILSLYLVSSVLFLGYFFIHDYKNKKETLILNEVKSLKEIKMGIYMKARMNGLDSISSLTKEKGVHACIVLKNGEKIYKDFDCQKIDKSKNVNLIGGKVAIFEKIQYMDDNTTDELSHADIFLVGKDIKAEILSLQISTTLKALFFFFALLFVAFYLAKLSLRPLYEKIDTLNRFIKDSTHEINTPLSVISMSIETADLDNLNERNLKRFKNISLAAKSLNNIYDALVHLSFNLDKPGKKELIDLKLLTAQRLNYFSPFFAKRGLKIDASLKSSFINADLEDMSKILDNLLSNAAKYAAQNSEVRIVLEPNFFSISNTGRGISREDQMKIFDRYTRFNDDQGGFGIGLNLVKECCKKNDIVVKCQSELGKETTFSLSWKD
- a CDS encoding response regulator transcription factor, giving the protein MVRILLVEDDEILLDLISEYLSENGYDVTTSNNAKDALDLAYEQNFDLLILDVKLPQGDGFSLLSSLRELGVSAPSIFTTSLNTIDDLEKGYKSGCDDYLKKPFELKELLIRIQALLKRNFSHHSGDAIKISSEFSFHPQSKTLSKDGKNVNISSKESDLLALFLQNKGKILTKDEIFNKIWKFDEEPSELSLRVYIKNLRQILGKDAILNRRGDGYVYV
- a CDS encoding pyruvate kinase, whose product is MKKLLLVALGAMFMFGDIANATEMMKKDDMGKDEMMKKEQMMKDDMAKKPMVKKDEMKKDDMGMKDEMKKDDMGMKKDEMKKGM
- a CDS encoding AEC family transporter, with the protein product MNFTPLFAIFFIIATGFFAKKVGIVEQKHSIPFVDFVLCFAMPALIFDKIYHVNVDVSLINTILIGFGSTAISAVIALVLGKIFKFTKVTTVSMVMLSLFGNTLFVGMPVIQGFFGDAMVNEVIFYDQIATGIPLSILGPLILSFAAPEKVSLFQNTMKILKFPPFIALIMALILKEVPLPEFIFAPLRMFEGSVTPVALFAIGVGLNFSSITSSYKGVSVVLLCKMILPAIVFFIILKFSGIQMNRTWVVGLFQCAMPTSALASAMVIKAGLDSSLAISSVAIGVLFSFITLPVIYFVFA